Within the Anguilla rostrata isolate EN2019 chromosome 6, ASM1855537v3, whole genome shotgun sequence genome, the region TGCCGGGCCGAGCCCCAGCGCGTGGCCGTCaccctgcagcaggagctgcgGCAGTGGGAGAgccagcaggagcagctgctgaGGGTGAGCTGGGCCCGGCCAGCCCACGCGCGGCCACTAGGGGTGTAACCATACTACTGGATCACCACACAATAAAATAGTGATACAATAGAATTTCTCTTAATTtctgaccttcggtatgcacctATTgctcgctttggataaaatgtaaatgtttaaaacaaattaatttgtttacaaATTGTCAATTTATCATGATATGATCTGATAAATGCGATATGATGCGATTACCTGCGATGTGAATATGACCCCCATCCCACCGACACTCAAGAGATCATTGAAAAGCCCATTGCTGGTTCCCCCAACTGGCTTTTATACATGACTTATCAGGGTGCCAAGTAATAACTACACGAGGGTGCGCTTGCCATTTTGATCCGACGAGTGGTCAAAGAAAACTTAAACGAATCCAAAACGTGTTTTTCCATTGAGTGCCATTCTTTGAAGTCATCGTTAGCATTCGTATGTATTTCAGGTGCGCCGCCGCCCGCGTACCTCAGAGTGACCGTGCGTTTGTCGTCTCTCcagatctgcaggaactgtaGCGGGGGTGCTGAGCGCCAGGTTCCGTGCGTGTCGCTGGACTGCCCGGTCCTGTACAAGCTGTCCCGGGTGACCCGCCAGCTCGCCAAGGGCCCCTACCTCCGGCAGCTCTTGGAGCagttctgacccccccccccccccccggagccgCCCTCGCACCCGGGAGCTACATTGGTGCTAAACGCAGTCTTTAAATTCAGCTGCTTTTGcgtctcattttttttttttctctacctttttttttttttttttttaaatggtgcttTGATTAAAACCCTGTCGGGTTTTTCCATTTCGTCCTGTTGCTATTCGTTATACGAGTGTTTCGGCACGCCGGAGGTTGCTGGATTTGGCCTccggcgggaaaaaaaaaaaaggtgtttttcgAAGCTTGTGTTGTCCTCGTTCCCATCCGCTGCATCGTTTATTAGCTGCTATTGGTTGTCAGTGAATCCGTGTTTTCTCCGGACAATGAGCTTGAATTGCGGTCGGGGTCCGCCCCCGCCAGCATGGCGCCTCAGGCGGCCCGACCGAAGGACCCTTCTACGATCACAACTATTTCACGAGCGCTGTAGCAATTTGTAAATGCGGGACTTTGAAGTCCCAccgattttttttcccctagtGGGGCCCCCCCACTCAGGGGTCTCCGGGATGACGAATTAAACCACTGTTTAAATTCAactctttttatattaaaatacgATCTTTTTTGTAAATAGAAATTATTTCCTTGTAAAGTGGCCGCAATTTCTCAGTGTGCACCCGAATTTGCAAACGGTTCTAATGATAAtggggaaaagagaaaaaaaatgaaacgttgtttttattaattctgTTTCAGGGTGCCATGTGCTTTTTGTCTCCATTTTCCCTGCCTTGAAAaggatgtttttatttaagtaTGTTTTCTGCAAAGAATAGTCCTTAAACTCTGAGCCGCCGGGAAACTGGGTGGGATCGGGAGAGCAGAAACGATTACCTATGTGTCAGAGTTTTTAAACTTCTGGGACTGTTGCAATACTGTATTTTGATAATTTATGGCGAGAGTATATATTATTTCCTTgtgcagatttgtttttttacacacatttctAATGCTTTCTCTATGCTCAACGGTATATGTTCCTTTACCTATGTAAAGACTGATTCTATAATTTCCCAAACAATTGTACACAAGATCTGTGTATTTGTatagttgtaaaaaaaaatctgaaggaagtgtgtttttttttttttttttgcttttttgtttttaatggacaTTTCTGTGGGTGGAGGTTAAAGATTGATATAATAAaactaaatgtatgaaaatatatttctgctgAACCTTGCTGTTTCTTGGAAAGTGAAGTCTAGTCTCTAGTGATAACAGAAATTAAATCCATCAATAACAGACTGTATCAACATAGGTTAAAGAGAATTGCGAGTTCTGCGAACTCCTGCAAGTTGGGTGGTTTTGAAAGGCTAACTGAATAACATTAAAATAGAACAAAGACTGATGCTTacagaaaatgtacagtaaggATTGTAGATTTTAGAagctgtgtggagcagcagtaaAAAGCATTTAACTCGAACCCTTTGCTGAAAAATTGTTGTACCCCTCTCTGTTTTACAAAATGCACAAGACAAAGTTCCAGGGCTGCTTTCGTGCCTTCTGggcacatttttgcattttactgGTTTCGTAgtgaaaaaatgacacattaagACGAAATGAACATGCTCTTCCATTCGATAAACTGGATTTCACAAACTGGATAGTATATTGTACAACAGTGGACATTTTTACTAGGCGTTCACTGTATTCTGTGTCATGAGTTTAATCGTGattccgttaaaaaaaaaaggtttttcatcACTTTAAGCAACTTGTATGCTCATGGATTTATGAAAAGATTttagaaatgttaaaaaaacttaaattcaACAAAGTCATGACATCATAACTTAAATATATATCAGAATATACTACAATAACTAAGTCTTTCACCGCACAACACTACATACGGTACCACaatgtttatatttacacaaaccacaatttttttcaaaaatctgcAACAAATTCTAATCTTCAATTCACTcacaatttgcaaaaaaaatcgAATTCAGGCCACAATGGCAACTTAATTTTATGCTTTTGTGTGATCATTTATTTCTCATGAAGAAACTGTTTTGAACATGGAAAATAAGTAGCGATTTATTTCAGGGATGTACCCAGAGATAGATGATTTATAGTCACGTGATTCCAGGGATGCCTACTTGTTAGTAGTACTAAAGACTGAAATCAAACATCCGTTATCTCAAATCTATTAAGTTGTACAATGtgtatttgctaaataaatacactcaAGACTGACATACTTCCAAAATCAAAACGTGACTCCAGAACAAAGTTTTTTGATGCTGCTGTTACAACTGCAACGCAGGTCGGCTTCAACTCTCAGAGCAGAACTTGGATTCTGTGACACTTTGGCTTCTTCCAGAACTATCCCTTAACGACATTCAGtccatagaaaaaaaaataaaatactagcATTGCTGAACTGGTCAGTTTTACCACTCAGTTCAGCCTTGGAGCTACGGATGTACTAGATGCGTCAACAGAAAGGATGTTTGGCTGTGGGGCTCAAGCAGTGCTTTGGGATCAAGGGAGAAATATTCAATGCATGTTTCACAAGATATCAGGCTCCCGGTATTGACCACAACTTCTCTTTAAGCCAAAAACCAAATCATAACTGCTTCCTTCCGGAATTACAGTAAAATCAGGATAAATGACGCATGTGCTATTAACAAACAACTAATGTTACAAATCAAGTAACTAACGGGTGTACCTAGGGTGCACCCCAATCGAAAGCGCTTGTGAATAATTGCAGGTAATTAAGTTACATGTCTAGTATCAAGCTGGACAATGGATGCTGTCTGAAGCATGAAGGCATGCAGGTCGAGATGATGAACACCGCCTTAGGTGTGGTTTAAAGGCTAATAACAGAATCCAGGTGTTGTTCCAATAGCAAAGCTGCTCTTAAATAGACATTTCTGGGTCACATGATTTAGGGAGTCCTTTTCGCCACACAGTGGCGCTCagtctctcttttctctgttcAGAGCGATGAGCAGTTTCTTACGAGGCGAGTCCCCCAGCAGGGTGACGGTGTCATCGGAGAGCGAGGACGGGCCGTCGGGCTCGGAGGGTGGCTCGGAGTTGACCGTGGCGGCGGTGGCCGTGACGACAGCGGGGGGGTCGTCCCCCGAGGTCCCGGCGACGGCAGCGGGCAGGAGAACCTTGTTGGGCGAGTTCAAAAGGCCGGCGTCCTCCATTTCTATGACCTCAAAGTCCGCGTCGTTCCACTGGTCCGCCTCgtccccctccgcccctctgtcccctccccgctcccctgccccttccccctccccctcctcctcctcctcctcgtcctcgttGGCGCCCGAGTCCAGCAGCGCTTGGCGGTACTCGCTGTCGTCGGACTCGCGCTTCCCCCGGTCGCGGAGCTTCTTGCCGGGCCCGGCAGACGAGGGCGACGAGGCCAGCTTGTACATGACGGGGAAGAGGATGGAGGTGACGGTGGCCGTAACCAGGCACAGGTACATCAGCACCGGGTGCTCCTTCGTCCTGCCCAGCAGGAACCCCACCAGCGCTGGCAGGACCATCTCGCCCAGCGCCGCGCCCACCACGAACACCGCCGCCGACCGCCCCGTCACCGTGGTGTACTGCTCCACCCAGGAGATGCCGCTGGGGAAGGTGCTGGCCATGGAGATGCCGTAGAGGGCGGTGCAGCTCCACAGGGCCACCCAGCTCCAGCTGAAGAGGGTTAGCAGCAGGGAGGACAGCGTGCATCCCACAAGGCTCAGCAGGATCATGCTGCCCGGGTACATGCAGGTCGCGAAGAAGATGGCCAGGCCCCTGCCCGCCGCAAAGGTCCCCCAGAAGAGGGAGTTGAGCCCGGCCGCCTGGGTCTGGTCCATGCCCGCGAAGTCCTTGGCGAAGGTGAAGATGAAGGAGCCGTAGGCCACCTCGGCACCCACGtaccagaagaagaagaagaagagcaggAGGATCAGGACGTTGTGGTGCTTGGCCACCAGGGGCTTCCCCGAGGCCGCCCTGGCCCTCTCGCGGGAGGGGCTGCCGCGCGAAtacaggaggaagaagaggagggagacCACCAGGATGAAGGCCCCGATCACGATGTAGGCCCACATGGACTTGAGGGAGCTGCTCTTGCTGTGGGGGAACCGAGCGACCGTCCCAAGGGCCCTGGTCGACCGGTTCATGTGCGGTGGGGAGAATTCCGTGCTTGCTTCCGCGGTCGCGTTCGCGGCAGAGTGGTAACCATCCCCGAACACCAGCTTGGAGATGATGGGCGAAACGAAGGCCCCAGCGGCGAAGCTGAAGTGCAGGGCCTGCATGTGGGGCCCCGCTTGGTCCCCCCAAGTGTTAAGGATGAGCACGTTGCCACCTAGCGCACCAAAGGACACAAGAATGGATAttgaaaatttcatttttgccaATGAGAAACGAAACCTGAAGGCAGCGAATGAGAAGCACTcacacaatacaaatataaaagtgtTTTGAAACTCAATTATGTCAGATCCTGTAATAGGACGTGGTCCTGCAGTCACTGAATCAGTATAATCCCAAGAATGTGAAGAATTTCAAACGTATCAGAAGTAGaaattacaatataattttgTCCCAGGTGATCATTAATCCCAACTATTAGAAAAAAAGACAGGTCTGCAGGACCTGCAGACATATTCGTCACACAACTGTTGTCAATAGTCACTATACTTCTGGTCTTACCTGTGTCCAAAACGCCCATGGACACGCCGACGCTAGACATTAGAGCTGTGAGCAGGATGGCCTTTTTACAGAACGGAATCGCACACATCCCAAAAGCGGTGACCAGCATTGAGAatcctgggaaaaaaatatttcagacatgTCATGTGTTGTGTCGACAGAGTCAAtggaaaataacagaaaaactGGAATGTATATATACCTGTTCAACATGCAGTATGTGCAAGGGCCTGAGGGTGCAattcttctttctttcagtACATTAAAGTTCCTTTTTTACAGtaactttatttttacttcCTTATAGTTCAGCTTCACTTCCATCTTAATTTCAGTCACACTACTGCAGTTAACTACACTTACATATACAAGCACATTCAGGTCAAACTCCAGTTAATCAGTATGCATTCCCTTCATTGAACGTTATCCAAATTTTGATAGCCACAGTTATAGCCAATGGAGTACGCCAGCTGAAGATATGCATATCCATTGAAGCTGTATACCATAAACAGGGTAAAAGTCCATGCACCACAATGGGAGAAGATATCTGTGATTCAAAGGCACTAAGGTTGTCCTCTTTTCACAAGAATATCTGAAAATGCATAGGTGTGTACACAAGGCAATAGGTGTGGGCCCACACCAAGTTAAAATAATGGTTTATAAATGGCtggtattattgtttttttttttttttgttgttttgtttttttctgcacatcaAAGTCCCGGTAGATTTGTATAAACACTGAACCACCCTTGATTTCTGGTACCTGTTCCAGAGCATATTATCTCCGGGAACAAAAGCCAAGGTTATAATTTAGTTAAACTGTAATCCCAGGACATGTTAAATTCTGGCACAGAGCCCTCTTCGGCAACAGTACTGGAAGGTCATTGGCTTCTCGGTAGCTGGGAATTTGTGGTCCTGAAGGCAAGAATTTGTTCTCTGTAGGAGTCCAGGTTTAGACTAGGGCAtcccaacactgttcctgggCAAGTTCTATGCTCTTTCCTGGCTGTAAAGAcagaattgaaatgaaaagagaagggggggtggaggttcaAGCATAGCATCTGCCTTACCTAACAGCAGGTGGTGGTTCATGTAATCAAAGAGGACCCCAGCCAGCACAGATCCTCCGATGTATCCCATAGAGCGCCCCACGAATATGTAGGAGATGTTGCTGATGTTCTGTCTCACGTTGATGGCCAGGTCCTCAAACGTGGGGCCCAGAACAGAGATGCTCATCCCCTGCgacacaccaacacaaagaAACATCTTTCAGAGTTTCCAGAAGATTCCACAGGAGGGATCCAGCACCCCATGAATTCACAGCAATTGCGAGTTGCTAATGCTTATTGAACATACAGCATGATAAACAGATAGAGAATTTCGATTTCAGTAGGTATACAGAACAGACACAATaacctgttttttatttcttattatcaTGGCCAGTAACACTTTTTCAACAGATAACGTAACTTTCATgaagaaatatttgttttctggtATTAATATCCAACTGGCCAGGAGAAAAGTATTAACAGCTGGTGAGGACAGGCTACTGTTGACCACAATCAGGCACGTTCTTCTTTCAACGACAATTTCTATTGCAACTCAAAAGTCGGTCACTTCTGTTACTGCCTGCAGAAACGTTTAGCCTTCACCATTTGTGGTCCAACGCCTACTGTTAAACACGAGATGCAGACCAACCAGTTTTACAAGCATGAGGTGCAAATATCCTTATCTCCAGTCAAATTTAAACACCTCAGCTTTGCAAGCaggcacacaatactccaattTATTTCTGAGCACCATTCCAGTATTACAAATTGAGAAGACCATTCAGTGCTCAGTACATTACAGGTGGCTGTCCCTATAGGTGCTGTCGGACATCTCGCACCACTGCCTCTGACCAGATTATCCTTTGACTATTTCTGACGTCATCAAGGCAAACAATAACTTATATATCGTAGTTTTGCGCGCTTAATTAGCTTTACATCGTGTAGGTAGAAGACACAATTGTAGCTGAATCTGTTTATATCGACATTACCAGTCCGAGAAAAGAGCCACATAGCGCCAAGGTGATTAGCCAGCGACTGCATCCTTCAGGACCGCTTGAACCTCCTCCTCGGACTGTGACCCGGTCGGATCCTGAGTTCACCAGCTTTCTGCCCCCCTTCAGGACACTCTTTACACCTCTTCTCGCATCCTTCCGTTTGTCAAACAGTGTGTCCTCATCTTGGTCATCGTTATCATCGTCCTCCTCCATTCTGGCGAAACGAACTTGCTTCTTTTTCACTGCAGTCTCGCCGGTGGCCGAAGCAGACATGCTAGGCTAATAGAAATTGAGTAACTGGTAAATAGCGTCAGCAAGCTAGCTTCAAGGTTTGCTAGTggctaaaaacaaaataaacaacgcACACTCAGTGCGACTTGCACGTCATGCGtaggatgaaaaaaaatggtGCCAGAACTGAAAGCAATCCACAGGCGcctgtcttttttatttcaacctcGTCGTCGTAATGTTTCCTCATTTTCAGTCAGCCATAGGAGCCTGTCTAACCCGATGACCGACACCAGCACTTGCTGTGATGGGTCCGACTGGCGTTACACAGCGCATCACGGCCGAAGGAGCGTTGCAGTTTACAGGAAGTGGAAGTGGTGTTCTAATTCACGGGTTATCGTGATGAGGTCAAGTGTAGTATTACTATTGGTAACTGGGAAGCGGGGTCGTACCAGTCATGCCTAATATTGTAAACTTAGATTTTGTATGTCATTTACCTTTACCTTATAGCACTTAACGTGAATGCTGAATTCTCTTTTTTACGTATTCCAGTTAACGTTGGCTATGTAGCTGTCGTCCTGTAATTTATAGTTCCTAGTGCAGTTGCGAGACGTAGCCACTTCCATGGCTGAgaatcagagactgtaaaaatagCTGTGAATAGGGCAAGTTGGTTCGGTTACTGTTGCACACTTGCGACAAATGCCTTTTTAGGGTATTGTCTTGAATTTAGTGCCAGTGCAACCCGAAATCGTATGCAAAGCTATAGTGCATCCAAGGTCACCACACGCTAGACCAGGTATCCCcaaccctggttctggagagctggtctgctggttttcattgtttcaattatttaaattcaatcaATTACAGTGGGTAATTACATGGTGCAATTATCAGAAGGTTAgaagcaaaatatatttttttaatatacttttgtatataaaattaaagaaatgatTAGTTTCTGCTTAGAAATGTGAGATTGCTTCAAGAATGATTTGAATATTGTAGAATAGCCTATTACTTATTTTCAGGAGAGAGTCCCTTTGTATCATGTTAGCCTAATCGATCGTTaacattatcatttgctttagATTAGTTATATTAAAATCAAAGCAAGTGCAATCATGGCAATCTTACATCATGGTATTCCCTGGTGGGGGAATGTCAGTTTTTACTTCAAGCAATGTatataacctcaattgtttcaGTAAAGCATCCAACTATATGGATAATATGTGAGCTCTGTATGTTCCTCTGGACAAATCTGCTTAAATTTACTGAGTTGGAATATCTTGGGTGTCAGTTTTTTCAAGATGGTAAAGCTGGCTCCTAACTGGCTCAGTCAGTCAGGGTGCTCACCACAAGCTCAGGCTGGGTACCATTAGCAAGTGACAATGATTGTGAATTCACTGGCTTTGTCCCATGAGGGATAGGTTTAATTTGGTCAGACGTCCTTAAGTTACTGCTGCTCACATCTGAGTGCAGACTTCTTATCAATGAAAGATAGGTCTCTTATATGATTGGTGGTAGTATTCTTCTGTAGTACTATGTGGTCTGTAGAGTATTAGAAAGTCACTAGCTTGCAGGTGACTATCAAGGTGTACATATTTCAGGTGGCGTGCTCCTTAAGCAGATCCCAGTGGAACAGTGGTGACTCAAGAGGTAATTCAAATTGGGAAGAAGGagcaaatatgatttaaaaaatacatgtaatgcttttactgtaaatttgtactGTGATCATAGGGATGAGCAgtactgacagaaaaaaatgtgacatcacagtgaaatAAGAAACATTTTCCAGAAGTTTAATGAAAAGTTGAACAAATCTTTACTTTAAAAATCTGTGATACACTTTGCCGGGTGCACAATACATTGAATGtcacaaaatcaaaatgaaacagattcatgcaactgaaaataaaaacaaaacatgctgaAATGAATACATGAATGAAAGATTTGAATGATCACCAATATACAAGgtgtatattttaaatagctGTTTAAATGATACAGAAATAAGCAAAGAATGCAGAAAAATAGGacataaaatatcattttgaaGACAGAAGCAATATATTCAATTTTCATGAAATTATACCATGtgctgaaatgtgcagagtA harbors:
- the mfsd4b gene encoding sodium-dependent glucose transporter 1 — its product is MSASATGETAVKKKQVRFARMEEDDDNDDQDEDTLFDKRKDARRGVKSVLKGGRKLVNSGSDRVTVRGGGSSGPEGCSRWLITLALCGSFLGLGMSISVLGPTFEDLAINVRQNISNISYIFVGRSMGYIGGSVLAGVLFDYMNHHLLLGFSMLVTAFGMCAIPFCKKAILLTALMSSVGVSMGVLDTGGNVLILNTWGDQAGPHMQALHFSFAAGAFVSPIISKLVFGDGYHSAANATAEASTEFSPPHMNRSTRALGTVARFPHSKSSSLKSMWAYIVIGAFILVVSLLFFLLYSRGSPSRERARAASGKPLVAKHHNVLILLLFFFFFWYVGAEVAYGSFIFTFAKDFAGMDQTQAAGLNSLFWGTFAAGRGLAIFFATCMYPGSMILLSLVGCTLSSLLLTLFSWSWVALWSCTALYGISMASTFPSGISWVEQYTTVTGRSAAVFVVGAALGEMVLPALVGFLLGRTKEHPVLMYLCLVTATVTSILFPVMYKLASSPSSAGPGKKLRDRGKRESDDSEYRQALLDSGANEDEEEEEEGEGEGAGERGGDRGAEGDEADQWNDADFEVIEMEDAGLLNSPNKVLLPAAVAGTSGDDPPAVVTATAATVNSEPPSEPDGPSSLSDDTVTLLGDSPRKKLLIALNREKRD